In Diabrotica undecimpunctata isolate CICGRU chromosome 9, icDiaUnde3, whole genome shotgun sequence, the DNA window TTTTGTACTATTTAGAAAATGATGACGACTCAGACATTCCGTTGTTGTCTGACGAGGAGTATGACAATGAAGTAGAAGACACAACTGTCAAAGATAACATGTTTTCAGTCCCGGTTGCAGATGATGTAGAAAATAGAGAAGTAAACAAAACGTGCTCAGAAGTACCAAATCAAAATGAAACGGAACTAGAAGAAAATGTTGATGATCTAaaacaagaaatagaagactttCACAAAACATATGACCTCACtgaaaaatctaaaattaaatGGATGAATAATGTTACATATGAAACAAGACTTGTTAAGTGGTATAAACCTATTCCAGACCCTGTTTATGAAATACCTCCTCCTATTGTTTTTTTCATGAGATATATTCCAGAAGAAATAATGCAGCAGATGGTGAATATGACTAATTTGTATATAACTCAAAAGAATATACCACGAATGTGTCCAACCAcattggaagaaataaaaaagtttattggtGTCCATATCGCAATAGGCAATTTGCAGTTTCCGAGAGTTCGGACGTATTGGAGTCCCCTCTATGGAATTTCTCTAATAAAAGATTCCATTAGCCTACACCGGTTTTTCAAGCTGAGACAAGCATTACATTTAGTGGATATTTCTAGCCGTCCCGAAAATAACACAGATCGAATTTGGAAAGTCCGGGACCTATATGATTGTATTAGAAGAAGATGTCAGGAGCTTCCTCTAGAAACTAATCTCTGTGTTGACGAACAAATAGTTCCATTTAAAGGCCAACTGAACATCAAACAGTACGTCAAAAATAAGCCGAAAAAGTGGggaattaaaatttatgttttggcaGGACAAAGTGGTATAATGTATGACTTTTTAATATATCAAGGTAGCACTACTGAAATAAAGCCGGTCTACAAACATTTTGGCTGTGCCGCTGGGGTTGTCATGCAATTAACAGAAAGAATAAGTGAAGAAAATCATGGTCTTTACTTCGACAATTATTTCGGAAATTACCATCTCTTCCAATTTTTGCTATCAAAATCAATTTTTGCAGTGGGTACAATACGAGTAAACCGCTTTTTAAATCCCCAACTTCCCACTGAtaaagaattaaagaaaaaaggaCGTGGCTCTTCTTCTATTGCACTTAGTAAAGACGGAATTGTAATAACCAAATGGTACGATAACACATCGGTTATCACAGCGTCCAATTTTATTGGAATCGGAAAAGAGGACTATTGTACTAGATGGGACAAAAAAACAAGTAGTTACCTCCAAGTCCGAAGACCAGaagcaataaaaatatataacgaaaatatgggaGGGGTGGATAAGGTTGACTTTTTGTTGAGCATTTATAGGTCATTCGTCAGATCTAGAAAATGGACTATTAGAATGATATTTCATGCAATTGATCAGGCTTTAGTGAATTCATGGCTGGAATACAAACGTCAAGCTCTTGCTTTAGGAATCAACAAAAATAAGATAATTGATCTTCTGGCATTTCGCGAAAGTGTATCGGAGCATCTAATACTGTTTAAAAATCCTCCTAAGAGAGGAAGGCCAAGTGACACGGATTCGCCAGTTCAAGCGAAAAAAAAGTGTGAAGCAAGACCATTTGTAGAAATGAGATATGACGGCTACAATCATATGCCCAATGTAGacgaaaaaaaaagataattctaGATGCAAATTGGAGGGGTGCAAAAATAAGACTCACATATTTTGTTCCAAATGTGAAGTCCATCTGTGTCTGATGAAGGGAAGGAACTGTTTCAAAATTTCATTcaaaataatgtttgttttaatatttttatgtgaATAAATATTTCTAGCGTAAatagaattttttattattttaattcacCAAGACACAATGTCCCTTCAGAGGGACATtacaaaaaaccaataaaaagtgtaaaaatggTACTTTTACGAATAACAACCTTAGAACTATGACAAATAAagcaagtaaaataaataatataattttttcctcaaaaaataaCGGATGTATACTTCAAGGGTACTTATCATTATGTCCCTCTGGAGGGACAAATTCACTGAAAGGgttaaaaaaattccttttattaaaatattttacaacagaTTGAATTTGCTTGCGGTTTTAATTATGAAATTATTATAAGGAAGATTATGCATTTGGAAAAGGCAATATgcaagaaattatttctttgcaTAAGCACTTCCCGTGCGAGAAAGAGGAAGACTTTTCACGATGAAACAGCTACAGAAGATGTAATGTTAAATTTATCCCCGGAAGAACGCTTCAAAACAGAAGTTTTTTACACAATAATTGATGTTTTGGTGGCCAACCTGAAAACGAGGTTCACAGCACTGAGAGAAAtcgaaatgaaatttttatttttatggaagTTTAACGAAATGGACGAGAATACGATCTCAGAAAGTTGTGTAAGATTCGCCGAAGAGTACAATTCAGATGTAAGCAGGGATCTAGTTGATGAAATGATGTACTTGAAAACTGTTAGTAAATCAAACATCTCAGATACGTCGCTGAAACCAGCAAACCTTTTGAACAAGCTCGTGTCCCTTAATGTGACAAATCTTTTCCCCAATGTGTGCATTGCTCTTCGCATATTCTGTTGCCTACCAGTATCCGTTGCTCAGGCCGAGAGATCATTTAGTGTTTTGAGCCGAATTAAGAATTGTTTAAGATCTACTATGGGTCAATAACGATTATCTGATTTGGGACTGTTAAGCATAGAGTCGAAACTTGCAAAAACTCGTTGATTTCAACCACGTGATCCAAAACTTTGCGGATATGAAAGCAAGAAAAGTTATGTTGTAACTAACAGttctattgtaaataattaaaaacaaagtttaattgttaaaactgttttaattttcttCCTTCCTGTGTCAATAGCATCAGTGTTCACCATTACATATCCCAGTTTATGAGTTATCAGATTTTTGGGAATTTTCGTTCAACTGGGTTTGGGGGAGGGCGGCCAGGTCTCATCCCCGGGGCCCGGCCTGGCTCTGGGCGGCCCTGACCGTATTTAAAATCTACAACCCATAAGTTTCTCATAAAGGGCCATATCGAAAATAAAGGAAATTTAGCCCATTCACTCATTAAAAAGAAAGTGAAGCTGTTTCGAAAAGCATCATCAATTTTCCATCCTGATCAGTACTTTTCAATCATGAGAGGaataaaaataggaaagaaaaattTTCAAGTTCTCAAAATGAGTTATAAGGACTTTTTGAACTTAAAGTCAATGCCCGATGTAATTCCACAAGGGATTATCGAAATTCGAGACTTGCGCATTATTCATTTAACAACTGAttacaaacaacaacaaaaatagaATGTACAGATTCATTTGGATCCGAGTATTCCTCCATACCAATAAAAcgaaaaaccaaaagcaaagtcaaAGTGATATTACCAGCATATCCAGACAAaccaaaaataaatgaaaaaaagaaGACTGGGATTATGTCTCTATTCGCAAAAATATCATTCGATCTTACTATAGGCCCTTTTATGAGAGTTTGTAGCTAATATTTcaataaaacattttcaaatttttcataGTGTCTTATTTCTACAAAACCTTCCCATTTTTTTTAGATGAAAAGTGACACTTGGCCAGAACTAGAAAAATATTGGGTAATTTACCGTCAATATACGCACAGGTTGTAAAGACAATTCCGAGGCACCAGGCTGCCAAGGTTCTACAGTAAATTGTTATTCTATGTAGCTACAAGTTGAAATTAAAAAACTGACATGACATTAAAATGGAAATATCTCAGTAGTTTTTTTGAAATGTTACACTTTTCTCGTGCATAAGCGATATCTTACGGAAGATGAACGTGTTAACGTGGCTGTAACCACGTTCTATTCGGTATTTGCTTTTGTATACTACAGTAACTAGAAGCATTGGTATAAGTATGTTGTGACCAATATTCGTTCAAAATAGAATCTTCTCTGTCACATTATAACCACATGCTTTCGATTTGTTTGTAGAATCTTCTTGTTGATATAATTCTAAtttcttgttttataataatcatAAATTGACTTTTCAAATTTGAAGTCAATGCTAACCTAatgattattataaataaatatattatatacatgaCGTCGTCATTGGTGTTGAAAATCCTTGATACTGATCTACCAGTTTTCAggccaaaaaaataaatattggattTGACTTCTCTACTCCTTATAACCATAAatcgattgttttaaatttaagtcgACACTAACGTAATATGAAGGGTATAGATACAAAAGTCACATTCTCCACTTTTtgccaaaaatttatttttagttgtttcatATTCTCCACATTGATATACACAATTTTTCAAAGTTTGAGAGAGCAGGACTAACAGTCTCTTATacaaattaatgaataaaaatcGCGTTATCTCAAAACTAACATTTACCGCCACATTAACTTGCAGAACTCACGTTCTCCCTTTTAGCCTATAAGAGTGGAGGGCTACGGTCACGCGCCACCTAGGCTGCTTGTTAGCGGCAGTGTTCGCCTTTCGGCTTAGTTTATTATGAATTAGTTACACACAAGCGAAGTCCTTTTTtaagttattgttttttttttttcaatatttaaagtaataaaatacaaaaataatgcatGTAACTGTACGACCAGTAAATAAAAGTATTGGTGAAACTGCTAGGAAACGCGTGAAAGCACCGGAAAAATGGAAGAGAAGTGAGGCAAAAAAATGCAGGTATTTAACCTAACTTTAATCTTAACTGTGCATTGTTAAATTCAAGATGTCTTGCTTAACTTGAATATTCAGATAAAAAATAGATGATAGCCAATCTAACCAATATTTATCTTCcgttattttttttagatatacGGCAAAAGCTTCCCGACATGCAACCACCATAGTGGAGCACTATTACGCAGAACAATATCAGCCCAGGATATTAGACGCTTTCACACAGTTTTATTCAACACAGGATAAAATATCGCAAGATAATTTTATCTTAAAACATTTGACTATGCAGCAAATCCAAAGAAGGCGTCCTAAAAATATACAGTACAGCAAACCAGAGCGAAATATTTTATACGAAacaatgaaaagaaaaatgtCTCAGTTTACTATACTACATTTTTGGAAACCTTAAATTTATCCAGGTTTAGGGTGAATCGCCTATCCCAAAATTCCTTTACTACTGGTGAAATGCCAAAAGAAAGAAGGGGATAGAACTGCTCGAACTGTAGCGAAACACATTATTGTGCAATTAAGATGGGTCGAAAGTATCTCTTAGCTGACCTTAATGTATGGAAACTTTGGCGAAAATACATAACGGCTGTTCCAAGACAAAACTGTTGAAGTAAAAGAGCAatactttaaatatatttttaacacagAATATAAACTAGGATTTGGTAGCCCATGGGAAGATATTTGTTGAACTTGCTTGTCACTTACAGAGTAAATAAAAGTATGCAAAGATGTACAGCAAAAAGCTACTCTCATAATAACTAAGTGAGTGCACAAGTTAAAATATACAGCATTTTATGACCTTCTTAAGGAGGTCAAAGATAACTTGTTGATTTTGAGCTTAGATTGTCAAAAAAATCAGGCGCTACCGAAACTTCCAGATCAATCCACTTATTATAGTCGACAGTTATAGATTTTTTTGTAGAATCTTCTTGTTCatataattctaatttattgttttataataatcatGAATTGACTTTTCAAATTTAAAGTCAATGTTAACCTAatgattattataaataaatatattatgtacagGACGTCGTCCTTGGTGTTGAAAATCCTTGATACTGATCTACCAGTTTTCAGgccataaaaataaatattgaatttcacttctcgactccttaTTCTATAACCATAAATcgattgttttaaattataaGTCGACGCTAACGTAATGATTATTACAAATAAACTTGTAACATATAGACTACTTTAACTGTTCTAACATGTGCGATATTACCATGGCACACTGTAAAATGTGTGTTAACATTGCTGGAACCACGTTTATTCGACATTTCCTTTTATATACTACAGTAACTAGAAGGGTTGGTATAAGTATATTGTGACCAACATTCATTCAAAATATAAACTTTTCTGTCAAATTATAACCAATCTTTGATACTGCCTCACTTTGAAGTAACTTTCGTCCTGTTCATCTCTGATGAAGACTATAATGTTCTTCCAATATCTTGTTTTATAATAAGCATAAATTGACTTTTCAAATTTGAAGTCAATGTTAAACTAtgattattataataaatttattatgtaCAGGATGTCGTCATTGGTGTTGAAAATCCTTGACCATGATCTACCATTTACCACttcataaaatacaataaatatctTTTCGTAAGTACCATCGGCGTCGTTtgaattttacttttttctctattcCTTATTGTATAAGTAtagatctattttttttttttttaatataaagccGACACTAACGTACTGATTATTacaaataaacttataacatatCTACTATTTTAACTGTTTGAACAAAACTTGATAAAACACCATAACAAACaacatttaatattaacaatatatttatacaATAGACCCAGATTTTTAATGCTATTCGCCGTTATctctttattttttctaaacaTAGGCGGCTATTTCTGCTTTATTCCTGCTATCATTTCTTATATTCTGCATTCAATTAATCGTTGATCCGATACACCAGCATATTGATTCTTCGAATCCATAAAAAAACCGAACTTAAAATTACATCTTCTGCAGAAAGACTTTAGTAGTAAGCAGAAAATCAAACTCGATGATGTCTGCACTTCTTAACCAAAACTCCATTTATATGTATTCAGACAGTGATTTGCGCACGGCTTCTACTTTtaacctgaaacaaaaaataaaattatagtaaATCAACACCTAttagttgtttttgtttttaataatattaaaagattaaaggTTGGTATATACATGATCTGGCTATATGTTAATGTTAATTTATCAGCAGATTTGCACAATTCGTTTTATGAAGCGCTTTTAAGGCATTTCCAAATTTTAATAACCCTTTAAACTTCGAAAGCAATAGACTAATGTGTGGATTGCGAAGCTCAAAACTAATTTCCAACATCGTTGCCTATCTCAAGCCAATATTAAGCAAGAGAGTTTCACGTTAAGGCCAACTATCAGTGGAATAAAAAATTTGTgatattaactatttttaatgggaatatatatattatatatatatatatatatatatatatatatatatatatatatatatatatatatatatatatatatatatatatatatatatctgtatatgGGAAGTATACTATTAAGTccaattttttagaaaaatatattattacatgACGCATAggaatatcctaatttatttagGAGAATACTATACTAAGTCCAAacgcttttaaaaacaaaatcaaacgAGAAACTATGTATAGTTTTGCTAGTACAGTTTGCTTTAAAGGTATATAATCTTATCTGGACTTAAACTTATATTCcttcaaattaaaaattatgaatcGTATCCTAAGTCCAATATAGGATTTTATGCTTCTCAATGAAAAGACATccagtatataataaaatacacacACGTGGAGTGCATTTTCTTAaaacttaatatttatttttttaacaaactcAAGTTAAACGCGTAGTATAATCTTTAAGTGCACACCAAGTGGTGAGTGTTTACAATTTATGTATTCATTTTATGGTAGGCCCTCCAATTGATTGCGTTTACGACTTTTGGAGATTGAATATATAATTTCTACTTTATTTATTAGATTATACTAAGCAGTATCTAAACGAAAAACGGTCATTACTTACTGACAGGCAGGCGCATTCTGTGATATAGTATTTAGTTTTTAACCTACCAGCATAGCAAACAGGTTAAAAGTCAGAAACGTTTTATTAAGATTTGTATTCAATTCAGTTTAATTCGAACCAAAAAAAATTAGATGTGTTTAGTGAGTCTACATTGTTTTATTGCTTTAAAAATGGCTCTTTGTAAAAGAACTTTAAGAATTTTAGATTTGTCGCTCTCCGATATGCCCATGTCTTTAAACACAGACCCCAGACTACAAAAAGGTAAATTTTTATcactaaattattatttttttgaatcaatcgaaaaaatataaatgcaacGTTTACTGCCTTTctaaattttattagaaaatcaattttgttaataattattttacttaatGTCTGCTTCCGTTGTAACAAAAATATCTTGCAGGTGCAGATAAAGAAATACCACCACATCAAGAATTTAGCGATAGATGTGGCCAAGATGCAATCATCAAACCAGCTACTGTTGCAGAAGAAAAGCACTATAATCAAAATTATGTGGTAAGTGCCAACCTTTATTTAAGTGGCAGCGATGATTCAATAAAGGATAAAGATTATCAACCAGATTCAGATAAAGTGGAAGTAGACTTCTTGCAATTTTACCGGCATTGTCAGAAGGTGTTTAAAATACATCTAATGCTGTACTAGGCTCCGTAGCTATTATATAGTAGAAGGGACTATAAACCCCAATTCTCTAGTGACCAAGATAAAAGTtgtcaataaaacaaaaataaagcaaacTGGAAAGAAAATGACACGAAATGTTCTTCACTGGAAAGCAAATGAGAGAAAAAGAAACCATGGCGGTGAAAAGGCCTATGTTAGTAAGAAGGGTAAGAATGTTCCTTGCAAAACCTTAAAGTGTCGCGCGGAATATCTTGCCGCATGAAATATAGTTCAAAATTATCTGAAGCTTAGAgggaagatattttcaaaaaatattggaGAAGACCATAATATCAAAACCAATTTATATCATCTTGTGTCCAAAAGAAACCTACATAACGACATAGGTTTCACTCAGGATGAATCTAAACTAAGAAcaaatattttagtttacttttttgTAACTAAGAGTATTAGAACTGTAGTATGtaaaaccatgttcttaaatacGTTATATATTTCACAACAAGTAGTGAATACTGCTTTATCAAAGCGGCAGGATAGAGGCATGGTTCAATCAGATCTTAGGGGCCCTCATGAGCCAAGTAATAAGACAACACAAACAATTATTGATTCTGTGGTATCACATATTTCATCTTTTCCGAAATAAAATAAGAGTGTCACTGCAATCAGGAAAAGTCCAAAAAGAATTATTTGGGGGcctgatttaaaaattgaaaaaatgtataaattatacaAACAGGAAAAAACATAGAATAATGATGTTACTGAACTCATAACAAAGCCGTGGCTGTATTGCGATATATTTAATAAGCAATTCAATTTAACACTTAATCCTCCAGAAGTAGACCCTTGCGACGACTGTGATATATTTGCAGCTAAAATAAGAGCAGCTCATATTGATACTGACAAACAACTGATTGAAAATAAGAAAGATATGCACTTAATAGAAGCAGAATGCAGATATAAATTTAGATCTGTTAATATGATCGAAGCAAAAGCAAATATCAAGCACAAAGTACTGACTGGTGATCTACAAAAGTAATTGTGAAAAATTTTATAAGCGAAAATTATGGACTTTGAATTACACTTTATACAATGGATATAACAGTGCTGCGTATTGTATAATATGGGATGAAACCAAAGCGAACAGAGGAGGAAATGAAATTGCTTCAGCAATTTTAAAGTGGGCTGATCTAAATACCCTTTCATCTGACGTCGAATGTGTCACCATATAGGCAGATTACTGTTGGGGCTAGACCAAAAACCTATGTGTAGTTATGTGTGCACTTTACCTCATACAAAGATATCCGAAACTACAAATAATagattataaattattaaaaataaaatattgaaagaaaacggaaaaaactACCCAGTCTAACTATATTAACACCCTGGGACTGGCAACAATTTATTTGTCAGTATTCTAGTAAATACGAAGTTGTGAACATGGAACTcagtgattttaaaaattttgaatgctTATATTCTTCAACAGGTCCATTTATTAATTGGAAAATAAATACTGACATAGtcattttaaatttcaaaatcagTGATCGTAAGAGTGAACAAAGAAAATTTTGGATATCTTCAATATAAAACTTCATTCAACAGTGACACTTTTGAAATGGTTGACTTAAGACGAAATAAAAGAGGAGACATCATTTTGCCAGAAAGTTTACCACAAATTTGTTAGAGAAGAAAAtatgtgtaatattaatattgaTCCTGTAATCATTAACATTGGAGATAACAGTTCAAATTCTAAAGGTGATGAAAATGAAATATGAGGAAAGAAAACATATGTTTAAAACCTTGCAACAATATTATTTGAGCTAAATAATGTTTCAACACACTTAAATAATTAACACACTGTAAATAATattgtatatttaattatatttttttatagattgtttatttatttataaatcactaatgatattaaaagaatttattaaaCTACTTCAAATGTGActgtaattttataatataatccgtgaTTGGAGCAGTAGCCATTTTCTGTCACTTGCTATTGATTGGAGTAAATTTCCAACTTATTTCGTGTGCTTAAATGATGACAAAGGGGTAAACAACCATGGACTTAAATGTATATACTGTAATGGGGGTTTATGTCAAATAAATAAGATAACTTGAAGTGTTGACAGAGCACAAAACAGTATATGACGGGGAAATAATACTGCAAAAGTGgttgaagtcagcatttataactaTCCCTGAAAAAGTGCTCAGATTATCGAACACTGAACCTTAACTCTCTAACCATTATATTAACTGTCTGTAGACAGTGTTTACTTTTGTTCTAGTTAAATCCAGAATTCTTAATACATAAATAGCTTAAATGGTATTGATTTTAAATGAGCTTACAGATGCACATTAATAGGCATTTGAACATTACTTGTTGTCCCATTTAGCAGGTACAAGCAGTTGCTTTTAGTCATCTGCCAAAATGgatgtataaattattgtaatctGAAGAGAATTTTCATATAAGTGAAAAATTGGTTTATAACGTCTATCTTTTGCTGAAAAATTTACTGTAAGTACATCATGATATATATTTTTGgaatatattattggttttagaTAAGCTATTACAATTTTTAGCATTATAATTCATGACCATCTAAGGTCATAACAGTttacttcatgttttttttttggatcGCCACTGTATAAAATAAAGTAGTCATAAAGGATATGATCTTTCTAAAATGACTAATGAAGTGGCTAATATATATTAGAttcagtaaaaaataattattcgtCTGACACTGATGAGAACTGAAATATGAGGAGACTACTCAGTTCGCTGTGTCCCATTATCTGAAGGAAATGGATGCTGTAAATGGACTTTATAAATGATAATTTACCACTGAATTTTAGCAATATCAATGAAGAAGCTATTCCATAAATATCATCTCCATTATGACTGGTGCAGCGATGCCATCAAC includes these proteins:
- the LOC140451059 gene encoding zinc finger MYM-type protein 1-like; the encoded protein is MHLEKAICKKLFLCISTSRARKRKTFHDETATEDVMLNLSPEERFKTEVFYTIIDVLVANLKTRFTALREIEMKFLFLWKFNEMDENTISESCVRFAEEYNSDVSRDLVDEMMYLKTVSKSNISDTSLKPANLLNKLVSLNVTNLFPNVCIALRIFCCLPVSVAQAERSFSVLSRIKNCLRSTMGQ